The DNA sequence AGGCGGCCCGGGCCTTTCGCACCATGGGAATCTCCGGCACGGGGGGGACCAGTTCAGCGATGCCGGGGTAGTCCTGGATATCCAGCAACTTTTCCAGTTGGGCCTTGAATCTGCGTAACTCGTCGATCTTCAGTCTGTAGTCGTTCTTTTGCTCCACTGGCAGGTTGAGACGGGAGCACATGGAATCCAAGACAGTGGCTGCCGATTCAAAGGAAGACTCGCGTTCCCGGACTTTGCGATAGGCCAGCATCACCAATCCGCCGAGGATGGCATTCTTGTCCTTGAGCATGAATTGGTGGAATTCTGAAAGATCGGGAATGACCGCTGCCGCGTTGTTCAGCTTTGTCATCTGTTCCATCCAGGTCCGGTGCTCAAAATCCTCGTTTTGGTGCATCGGCTCCAATACTTTTCGTGCTTCGACAAAAATGCCGATCTGGGTCCTCATGTTGGATACCGGTAGCGCTGCGATCGAGCGCAGGGACGCCGGGCAAGAGTCCCGGGCCGGGGCAACGATGATTTTAAGTCCGTCGACCAGGTCTGGATAATAAACCGATTGTTTGAAGCGGAGGATTTCCTCGTCCAAACCAATGAGGCTTTGGAAACGGTCTTCCAGAACATCCCGCTGGATGGTGTCCAGTTTTTCCAGCAAAGCCTCCAATTCCTCCACCGCGCGCATGGATTCGGACTCTGTGGGACTGAACCATCGGCTGCCCAAGCGGCTCCAGCCCGCCGCCACCATTTTCCCCTCAAGAGAGAAGGCTCGCGCCAGCTTTCCCGCTTCCTCGGCCACGGGTTTTCCCTGGTGACGGGCCAGAAAGGCGGACAATTCTCCCTCTACGGCCTTGTTGTAATATTCGACCGGCTGGGATCGGTTGGGTAGAACCCACTTCGCTTTCAAGGTTTCCCATTCCAAATCGGAACGGTCACCACGGATGATTTCCTGGATATCCCCCCTCGCGATTTCCCGGATGTCGGAAATACCCTTGAGCGGAGAAAGATTGATCCTCACCTTGTCTTCGCTCTCGGAAAGAATTTCACACTCGATTCGCGTGGCCTTGGCGAAGGAGGGAAGGGTCACTCCTTCCTTGAATACCACTTGGTCACGGAGCACCCCTCCCTGCAAAATGGGAACGCACAGGGCAAGAAAAACAATCAGGAAATGGGCACGAAACCGCATCACATAAGTTTGATAGCATCCGTTGGTTGTCGGACAATCATTATCATTTGAGAAGAGGAAAAAGCTTTCTGCTTCTCATTCAAGGGCTTGAAGGGCATCTTCCGACTATGGACCTGGTCCTCGCCTCCTCCTCTCCCCGCCGCCAGGACCTCCTGGAGGAAGCCGGCATCCACTTCCGCGTCATCGTCCCGGATGTCGACGAGTGGGACGCCCGTTCCCACCCGGAGCTCACCCCCCACGACTTGGTCCGCCTCAACGCCCGTCGCAAGGCCGAGGCCGTCCACCAACTCAAACTCCACGGCCCCGATTCGGTCATTCTCGCCGCCGACACGCTCGTCGTTTGTGAGAGCCGCATCCTCGGCAAACCGGCCGACCGGACCGAGGCCGCCGCCATGCTCGCCCTGCTCGGGTCGCGCACCCACGAGGTCCTGACCGGCGTGGCCTGGCTGGACGTGCGGGAGAAACGACTCCGCGAGCACGTCGCCCGCACCCGCGTCACCTTCCGTCCGCTGGACGAAACCCTTATCGCGTCCTATCTGGACAAGGTCCATGTCCTCGACAAGGCCGGGGCCTATGCCGTCCAGGAACACGGCTTCGACCTCATCGAACGCGTGGAAGGTTCCCTGAGCAACGTCATCGGCCTGCCCATGGAAATCGTCCGGGCCTGGCATGGTGATCCACGGGCCACCCGGACTGTATGAGCGTATGAGCGCGCGACTGCTTCCACTTTTTCCTCCGGACCGCCCGGTTCTGGTTTTGGCGCCCATGCAGGACGTGACCGATCTGCCCTTCTGGCGGGTCATGCACCGCTATGGCGGACCCGACATCTACTTCACCGAATACTTCCGCGTCCACTCCACCTCACGCCTCGAACCGCCCATCGTCGACTGCATCCACGCCAATCCCGCCGGCCGTCCGGTCATCGCCCAGATGATCGGCCAGGACATCCCCGCCCTCGTCCGCACCGCCCGGGAACTCCAGCAATTGCCCATCGCCGCCATCGACCTCAACCTCGGCTGCCCCGCCCCCATCGTTTGCAAGAAGTCCTCCGG is a window from the Candidatus Methylacidiphilales bacterium genome containing:
- a CDS encoding Maf family protein: MDLVLASSSPRRQDLLEEAGIHFRVIVPDVDEWDARSHPELTPHDLVRLNARRKAEAVHQLKLHGPDSVILAADTLVVCESRILGKPADRTEAAAMLALLGSRTHEVLTGVAWLDVREKRLREHVARTRVTFRPLDETLIASYLDKVHVLDKAGAYAVQEHGFDLIERVEGSLSNVIGLPMEIVRAWHGDPRATRTV